The genomic DNA ATCCCCATACTGTGGTCCTTACTCACTTAGGAACCAGCCACACCCATTTCCTCAAAATCCTTTAGGCATTGGTTTTAATCGACCTCATGCTTTCAACTTTGGGCCACATGATAATTCAGGTTTTGGAAATCCAGCATATAATAGTCCACTAAGTCAGAATGTTAATATGTCTAATCAACATTTTAGACAAAATCCTGCTGAAAACTTCAATCAGATTCCTCCACAGAATGCCAGCCAAGTATCCAATCCAGACTTGGCATCTAATTTTGTCCCTGGAAATAATCCAAATTTTACCTCCCAATTAGAATCAAATCATTCATTTATCCCTCCACCAAACACTTTTGGCCAAACAAAAGCACCTCCACAAAAACAGGACTTTAGTCAAGGAGCAGCTAAAAGCTCTAATCAGAATTCTGCTGCCCATCCTCCTCATCTCAATATGGATGAAACTGTAAACCAGGGTAACATTGACTTGAAAAATGTTAGTCGAAACAATACAGTAAATCAAGAAAGCAACCGTTCCAACAGCACTGATAATGCAAACAGCAGCCATGCAAATGGAACTCAGAATAAGCCCCGTCAATCCAGAGTTACAGCCGATGGGTGTAATTCTGAGAAGAGCAACAAAGCCACTCTCCTCCCAAGTCGTCATGGCCATTCATCTTCAGACCCAGTATATCCTTGTGGCATTTGTACAAATGAAGTGAATGATGATCAGGATGCCATCTTATGTGAGGCCTCATGCCAGAAATGGTTCCACCGTATCTGTACCGGGATGACAGAGACTGCTTATGGCCTCCTGACTGCAGAAGCCTCCGCAGTGTGGGGCTGTGATACCTGTATGGCTGAAAAAGACGTCCAGTTAATGCGCACTCGAGAAACCTTTGGGCCACCTGCAGTAGGCTCTGATGGGTaatcagtagtttttttttatccttagtaCATAGGATCTTAAAGTTTCaccttgcagaaacaaaaccaaactaGTTATTTATCCTTTAGTTTTTACCCTATTTAGTTTCAGTACTGTTGTAAATTTTGTACAGTATTTGCTTATTTGTTCTTGTGTTAATCAGAAATATAAAAGCCTCTTTAATCTTCAAAACAATCAGCTAAAATTTAGATTGGTCATTTATAGGTTGTaactaaaataaaaaaccaaaacaacaaaaaacaaaccagaatTAACAAAtccaaatgtatatttttaattaataaactATACCAAAGTGCTGAACTTTGAAAGCATCATATGAAACACTGAGCTTAGTATCCCCTTTTCTAAGGGTCCATTTAGtttgttttaagaatattttatgtgTAAGTGAAACATAAATGGCAAATACTAaggttttataaattttttaagagaacaatatcagatttttttccatctatCTCAATTTTAGTTACCTTCAATTTGCAAATATTCCTTGTCAAttcctatgtatgtatgtatgtatgtatgttgtaAGTAGAAAGATGCTGTACACATACATAGTAGGAACTCAATtctggtcagatttttttctatttcactttagTTAGAGGTAAATATTGAAAAATCTTCAAAAGCTGTGGTAAATACTATATCTACACattattatgaaatttaaaaatagatgaacCCCAAACCTGGGTAGATAGCATTTTGTGAAAATTAGCACCTAATAAAGCAGGTTACACTatataatctgtttttttctttcttcctgccaCTTGATAGTCAGTAAATGTGTAAAATTCCTAGCTTGTCTACATTATATTTTTGTTGGAAATATGTAATTGCTGTAAACTTTTAAGCAATCATTTTAGTCAACtacaatttcttttgattttgtgtgaagattttaaaaaatgcttcattgAATGCTGTATTCCTGTTCTTAGAATGAGAtcataatttctgtttttgtgTATAATGTACAGAGCTGGATAGATACTGTGAATAGAGCATTTCAGTGTTTGTTCTCAGGAGTCCTCTTAACATTCTACACAATAGTACTTGAGTTGTATTCTGGGCTTAAACTGATCCTGCATTTCCTTTAGCTCTCTACTTAGAAGAATTATACTACTTTTTATAATATGCAGCCAGCTATTTCTATGAAAGTGAAATAAATTTGCCTTTCCCAAgcaaatttaaagatatttggttTGTAATATTCTTCTCTCATGTTCCATTTTCAAATAGAAGTTAGGAACTTGCAATCAAGAGGGTTTTCATTCAAATATTTAGGCTTGCAACATTAGTAAATATTATCTTGTAAATATTGAAATGAAAACCACATGTACTTCATTCCaataatatatttactatatCTGAATTGTATATTAATAGCTGAAAGTGTATGTTTAGTTTAGTGGTACTTTAAGAGTGTTCCTATACTTAATACTCAGTCAGCTGTTCTTGGGGAAAACAAGCTATTGCCAAATACTGATTGACACAGTTTGACCAAAAGGAAGTTGAATTAATTAAACATATGGATATGATCTTATTAAGACAGTAGTAGACTGCCCTGGAAGTATTTGAATTTGTAATGAAAGGACTTGCACAAAGGTATATTAATTCTCCAGCATCCCAGTTCTTTCTTTGGTTGCAGTCCTCTTTGCATTCTTGAAAGGCTTCTTTTGtcacaagaaaaaattttaagaatttttccaGGCTTGAAAGTCTTGTCAGTGTTCCACCTGGCTAAAATGTCAGGAGGCCTTTCAGAATGGCTgtgtttttaatggaaattttcaAAGTGGCAATTCCTCTATCAGAACTTTTCATGAGGTGTTTTGTCTTGATATATCACTGGAGAGTTCCTATTATGCTGGTTATATAAATGTTGCAGATTCACTAGTATAGAATTAGCTTAGTTTGTACAGGAAAATAAATTGTGCTTATCAGTTAGAGTGCTTAGAATTAGATCTGTCCTGATTTTTACCTTAAGTTGTTTGATATTTAAAAGCATTTCTAAAGAGTTATTGTCAAAATTAGAATACCTGTGTaaataaaactgaacattttcttGGCTAGTGATTATTCTGCATAGACAACAAAATAGTATATAAAgaaatccagtattttttttaaggccTCCAGTACTGCCTAATAGAATGACCTCCTTACAGTGTCCTTTAACCTTGTGAAAGAAGTATCAATAATGTTTTAAtctaataatattttaaacttGTCTGGCTTGCATACATTAAAGGGGCTGATATATATTTTACCCTTCACTATGTTAGCTATTGTataattaatattgaaataatatataagcAATGATTTTTTTGAAGGCAGCTTGAAGAGGCTTTGGATTTCTTTTTGCTAGTGTATAAAGGCATGAATAAATCTATACaactttagttgttttttttttttaatttaaaggctAGGGAAAGTCCCTCAAGTTACAAATGgggtatagtttttaaaaaattctaagttGTTTGGAATTCAAGACACATTTtatcatagaaacaatatttAGGTTAACCCATAAAAgcctaattaattaattcatatcCTAGCTGAATTTCAGTGCGACCTGAGCTCTGAGTCTTTAAGTTTGAGCTCCATGGCCTATAGAAGAAGAAGGATATTAGAAAGAGGAAGACAAGGTTCTTCTTACCTTTTTCCTAGTACAGAGTCAGCCTCAGTTagaaattttaagtaaataaagTTTTGTCTTTTACTgccttcatatttttatttctgcattCCCATCACACCCATTTACCCCTCTCTGTGCATCCTCAGGTTCCCTCATACTGCCCTAAATACTCACCCATAGCATTATATCTCagcccttccctcccccaaaattCTCTATTACTAATCTCTCATCTATTCAAAACTCCTATTTCTGTAGTATAACTGTTTCAACTAGATGTTAGGAAGAAAACAAACTGGTTGCTGAGCCCAAAACTATTTCAAGACGCTGACATCTTGGTCATATACATACCTGTTGAGCTCTTCCCCCAGTCTTAGCACTgacctcttcctccctcttctctcttctccctgccCCCATTCCCCCTACTCAACATATTGGTTTTAGAAATTGATCATCAATGACTATGGTTCATTTAATTAATGTGTCAAAGTGTCAATGGCTAATAGCTAACAAGACCCTCCTAAAAGTATAGAATGTTAATCCAAATGAATTTCTTCTAATTGGTGAGATCTCAAAGACTGTTATAgactaaaatggaaaaataaaattatgcagGTGGTTAGATAGTTTGGAAATAGATAAACCTAGGTTtagtttttctctctattcttgctttttaaaacttctctttccACTCTTCTAAACCCACAGATCTTTTACATTTCTAAGGTTTTTCACAACTTTATATTATACTTGTACTCCAACCCTACCCAATATTATCTGGTCATCTGAATGGCATGCTTTACTTATCTGATTGTCCAGTGATAGATAAATGGTTCCTTCTACTGGATGTGGAGGGGACTTTTTGGACAGAGGATCCTTTCTCAAAAGGTAGAGGGGAGGGGATTGAATAAGCTCTTTTGATGTAAAGGTCATTCATAAAGATTTCAAAAGTTGAGGACTCTAATTTTGAAGTTTTACAAAAATggtatatctcttttttttctcatttttgttagTAACACTATATGTAGTTATATTTAAAGGACTTCATCTTCACTTACCAGTACTTTTCATGTTATATAGATGATGTTGCCTGCTAGTCAAAATGTTatcttttataaaagaaagtCCTGCTTCTTATCATGATGTATGTGACTTAAATGACTGTTTCATATTAAAACTATTCCTTCCTTATGTACTGTTTACATATACCTCTTTTTGGGATATTAGTTCAGTACTTTTATACAAATCTGAGTGTGTTCCACATTGGTGACATGTATTtttgaaactaatttttttgagttttgttctGATTATAAATTAGAGCATGTCTGAATTAACACATGCATTAGTGCTGTGGTCTGTGGCAAAATTACTGTAattcaaattggaaaaaaaaagtttccagacTTTGTCCAACATTTATTCttatgacaaagaaaattacTATGTAATACTAATTATTTCATATGATGGTGTGTTTTAAGCTACTCTATGAAGTATGTGAAACATCACTGTTTAAGGATTGGTGACTGGCCTGGTGTCCTTGAACTGGGAGAGAAGGATAAATTTAATGTTAGCAATTCATGATATTCATAGTGGAATAAATACTTCTTGGAAGGAAATTTGATTAAATCTTACAGgcataatttaataataaatgattaGCTAGAAAATATGGTAtatagcaagattatataatgTGGTTACTAATGTTAATATgctattttaaatttcatattgaCACTTCAGGTTTTTAATCCTATGCTGTGTGATCATCAATtgactaaaatatatttttgacatAGTCTTAGTCATCTAATTATTTCACAAGACTTTTGTGGATTAgaataaattctttatattttaaaaaatgaaattaaatagtaTTCTTTCAAATACATCAAAATTTATACTTTAAGTATGCCTTTCTTATACCAATTTCCACCAtcatccccttccctttccccctctccaggtaataataaccaacatttttttacaacttttttttttttaggttttttgcaaggcagatggggttaagtggcttgcccaagaccacatagctaggtaattattaagtgtctgagaccagatttgaacccaggtactcctgactccaaggcctgtgctttatccactatgccacttagccgccccaataaccaacttttaaaataaaaaaacattaggATAATATAAAAACTTCATTAACTTGAACAAAAAAGCACTGAATTGGATTTTTGTATTCTAAATGAAGGTGTTTTCGAGAAAACTCACGTGAAATTATAAGAATAATGTTAATCATAAGAGCAAGTTtgtttttaagctctttgaaaacatattatttattttatacataaataatatatagatgAGGAAGGATATTAGAAAGCATTATCATTTGATCGGTCCCTCTACTATACAATACCTGATCTAATTCAAATAAGAACATGTATCTTTTGAACAGAATAGAAATTGcacttctttaaaatgttttaattttcatgttttttatttCAACTTCTGACTTAGTAGTGTTTTATTGTGTTAATAATCTGTGTTCATTTTGACACAATTTATATGCTGCAGACATGTATCAGTTACACAGTGACCTGGTCTTTTTAGTCATCTGATCATGTATTAATGATCAAATTGATTAAAGagaaattgattttaattcttgatatgggaaaaaaaaataacccatcAGTCTCTTAGCAGACTTTGGACTGATTATGTTGATTAGGCACATGACTTTAGATTTGAATGCACAGTGTTCTTTATGGGTCTGATTTTgtgtaaaaatttatatttaggaTAAATTTTAGCACTTTGCTTTTGCCTGGTACTTTAGCATATTTGTGTTTGAACCTGATTCTCACTTTTCATTCAATTTTATGATTGTACGAGTTTAAAGAAGTGTTTATTATTAAATGATTCATGAATTGCTAActcaagaaacagaaaaattaaaatgagaaaagacaatGATATGACTTGAATTGTTTGCTCAGAATggtttaggtttttttatttgtacagTACATAGGATACTGTCTTCAAGGAAATATAATTGGCTCACTGATTAAATGGTAAGTATTCATATTAAGTGCTTCTGACAGTTAAGCTAAAtattctcaatttccttatacTAATTAGATAATGACAAgccaattttattttaactttaaaattttctacACTGTATAGttaattttaaattgtcttatccctttctcttctccccttacACACCATTCTTAAATATAAGACCTTCTGAAGGAATATAATTTATTGTCTTCCaccttattttttgctttttttacattACTGTGGCCTTAGTGGCAAATAGAAAAGTAGTAAGAAAAGTTACAGTTACTGCCATCCAGACAGTTCATAATATGAGTTTTTGTTGGCCTTTCATTTCAAAGATTATGCCAGATGTCATGTGTGCATAGTAAGAGGAGTGTttgtttatcaaaaatacatCTACTATTAGTAGAAACTATGTATGGCAGGCTTTCTTGACCAATATGTATTGTAAGTTTTCCTATATTGTTATTTTGCagtaaattcttttaaataaagctaatttttaaagagaaaatgccTGTTTATTTAAGTATCAGACCTTGTCTTATGGCAAGTAAACAATAAGCATCTTTGTTCGTATAGTGGTACAGGTAAGCAGTATATAGGACTATGGCCCCAGAATTCATTAGCATATCTTGTTAAGGAGACCAGTGCTTTGGAACAggcatttccttttctggatctgtGAAACTTTTGTAGAACTGTGGATTTCAGATTTTATGATTGAGCCTTTGAGTTCCTTTATTATGGCTTAATTTGAATTTTCTACATTAAATAGAACTCTATTGCTGGTGCAGGAAACATAATGGATAAGGGTTCCTTtacaaccccccaaaaaaaaaacatgagagcctctttgataaaaagaataatatagtTCTTTTGAGGATAAACTTACTACTTATACTTAGCTCATAGAGATATTGTGAAAACAACACTTGGTAAACCTTGAAGTGCTATGAACTATGAGTTATTGAAGCTTCATGTGAAAATTGGGTTTATAAAAATGTCCTTGATCATAGGCTATGGAATGTTTTTGAGGAATGGTTTGTTGAATGTATAAAGAATTTATAAAACAAGGAATTTTGCAGGTAAATCTGGACAGGGCTAAAAGGTGCAGAGAGAATGTCAAGAGTATTAATACAAATGGGAAAATAAGATTAAAGGAATTCAAAGCCCAGATATATAAACATGAATAGAAAtgtctttaaaagtttttctgaTTATCTTTTTATGGAAAATATCACTTTTCTTCCCAATCTTCCCCTCCCCCTATTCCTCATCCTCAACGAAGAATTGAACTAAGCATGTTTTGAACATGCCTGAAACATATGCCTCATGTTGGACTTGGAGCAAACCTCCATCAGACCTTAAAGTTTTGAAGtctttctatattattttccctTACATTTCTGTAGATGCCATATAAATTGATTTctagttttgcttacttcactctgtagCAGTACTagtcttctcatatttctctgaattcttcacctGAGGCTATTGAAATTGAGAATACATTTATACTTGTTTTATCTTAAAATATATCAATgtcttatataatatttaattatattaatatagatGAGAAACAATGTCTAAGGCAATCTTTCCTATCCAAGGGATTCCCAATGATGGTTCAAGGGCATCAAACTAACATTCTTTAAGGGTACCTTAAATGGTAAATTATTGCCTAATTATGCTATACATGTTTTTCATCTATATAAATTATCCATGCAAAATGTTCATGTTTGAAATACTTCAAGTTTTAGTTTCTACAGCTATTGGAAGTTTTTAGGGACAGGTTATCATGGTAATTTCTGTAATTTCGATATTAAATTACCCTGGGCTCTCACatcacatttttgttgttggaAGAGGTGAATCATTGATCTACAAACACCTAGGAAAAAAACAGTTAATCTATAAATATCTCAGTGTCTGCTATGTGTTTTGACTGTGctgtgaagaggaaaaaataggttTGATTTAAGAATACTTTGCTTAGAAGAAAGTCAGAAAGAAGCTACATCAGAGACCATGTGCATCATGTATCACAGACAATTTAAAgacaagtcaacaagcatttattaaagaacTTATTATGAACCACGCTTAGTGCTGAGGATACAAGCAAAGTGCTTACAGTCAACTGTGGTAAGAATGGGTAGAGGCAGATAGTTGTCAAAATCCTCAATTCATTGTACCCTAAAGAATGTTTCCCCCAAGTGCCTTCTCTTGAATTTGTATTAAGTTAACAAGTGTCCAAGAAAATGGCAGTAACTACACCAGCATAACACTCCATGTACAGACACTATGTATTTCTGATTGGAATTTCTGATATATTTTCTCATAGAAAAGGTTTTAATATAAAGTTATCAATCATTGAAAGTGTTTTTAGCAACATAGTCCACATGTGTTATGGCATGCCCACTAGTCTAGGAATTTATCTGAGACCATTTATTTACAtaacataacattttttttttagcaaggcaaatggggttaagtggcttgcccaaggccacacagctaggtaattattaagtgtctgagaccggatttgaacccaggtactcctgactcccaaggccggtgctttatccactaggctacctagctgcccttaacatAACATTTTAATGGAAAACGTATTTCTCATTTGAAACAGCAGGCTTAGAAATAAACTTTTAGGAAAGCGTCTGATTCAAAACAAAGCTGGGATCTGTGTTACTGTAACCTCAAGAATTGATGATCTCATAATAATTTGTGGAAACCTGATTTACATATTTCAACAATCAGAACAattgaataattataaaaattcaataaaaagagATCAATGTtaattaaagatttattaaattagATTGGATCAAGAACTGTTAATATTTGAGTTTAATTTGgttcaaattaaatttaataatcatttggTATAAAGAAGCCACTGTGGACTATActctctgggcagctaggtggcgcagtggatagagcaccagctctggagtcagaagtacctgagttcaaatccagcctcagacaataattacctagcttatgtggccttgggcaagtcacttaaccccattgtcttgcaaaaacctaaaaaaaaaagtactactCTGGGAAAGTTAACAAAGTTCAGTTGAGAACTAGACCTTGCTTTGTGGGAGCTTACAGCAATGTGCATCcggtaaagagaaaaagaaaatatgaaaggcATCACTACATTTACAgtacagaataaaatgaaataattggtaGTATTAACTTAGTGGCAATTTATACTTggtaataaaatcacaggtcacTAAGAGCCTTCTCTAGGGATTATGGCAATTTCATAGGAGAGAAGAGTTGTATGTAAGAGATGGTATACACATAAAACTGATAAGCTTTAAGTTGGGAGCTTGGGGGACTGGGAGGTGGTAGTTCACTAGGTAGTAACAGGGAAGTTAGAAATAGGAGAGTGTTGGTGGGGGAAGATAATTCAATTTTGAGCaaattgagtttaagatatcaaTGGGACATGCAGTTTGAAATGAATAGTAAAACGGTGAAAATATGAAATCGGAAATCAGTAGATTAGGACTGAACAAGTAGATTTGAGAGagatcagcatagagatgatagtagaatccatgggagctgattaGATCGTCATATGAAATAGTACAGATGGAGAATAGAAGTCCCATAGGAACAGAGCTCTTAGAGATACCCGTTGTTAACAGATGTGGCTTGGATGAAGATGGTACAGCAAAGAAGATTTAGAAGAACTAGTCAAATAGAATGAGGAGAGGATTGTGTCATAAAAGCCTAGAGAGAAGAGTaatttatctataatttgttatcTAAATGAGTTAACTGAGTCCTTAGTGTTGTAATAACAATCTTTTTAATTCCTCTCTGATTTCCTAACTTACTTCAAATCTTCTAACCTTTCTGTTCAGGGCTCCCAGATTACTCAGATGTGGTTTGTTCAAGGTACAGTATTGTGGATTATTGCTTTCTTCAGTCCTGAATACTCTTCCTCTCAATACAGCCCAACATTACATTAAACATACTGGATGCTATGTCACACATTGAGTTCTATGTCACTCACACTGAGGTTGCAGTCAACCAAAACCTAGATTCTTGTTCAGATGAATTGCCGTCTAGGCATGCTGCCCTCATATTTTTCTTGTGAAGCTCATATTTTAGTCACAAATGTAAGAGTGAAGTTGATATTTTAGGCAAAAATGTAAGAATTTacttttattcctattaaatttcattttattagactCACTTCTGTGTTTCAGATATTTTTATAAGCTGATTGTCAACTTGTATATTGCCAGTGCCTCCTACTTTTTGTGATAACTGCAAAATGTGATAAATACACTATTTATACTTTTATCCAAGTCATCGGTAAGCatgttaggaaaaataaaattactggGGCATTTCATTAAGTGATCTTCAAATTGAAATTATCCCCTCCTGCTCTCTGGGTTTGAGCAGTCAATCATTTTTAAACTATCAAATTATACTACCTATCCTATATTTCTCTATTCTTGGTTTAAGAATAGaataagatatttttcaaatgttttgcaAAAATGTAGCTAAACGTTGTCTATGGTATTTGCTTGATATCCAGTATTGTAGAAActctatcaaaaaagaaaatgagcttaGTATGCTATGATCTATTTTGGATAAAGTCATCGATTcaccacttcattatctttaaCATGACTTATTTTCCCAACCCATATGCACACTAACAGGTTGAGTCTAAAAGCATAGTTGACTATATCATGCTGTCAAAGTTTTAGGTACCCTAAAGGGTTGTGTGCCTCTCCTAATACTCTCAGCTTAATTCCCCCACTCTAGTTTATACTACCCAATACTAATTACCAAATATTAGTACTTAAGtatcatttaaccaattaaccaattaacatcaattagcCATGACAAAGGAAAATTAACTGAGAAGTTGTAGCAAGAACAGAAATACA from Macrotis lagotis isolate mMagLag1 chromosome 4, bilby.v1.9.chrom.fasta, whole genome shotgun sequence includes the following:
- the PYGO1 gene encoding pygopus homolog 1; this translates as MSAEQEKDPIALKRVRGGDSGLDGLGGPGVQLGSPDKKKRKTNTQGPSFPPLSEYAPPPNPNADHLVAANPFDDNYNTISYKPLPSSNPYLSPGYPGFGGYGSFRMPPHVPPRMSSPYCGPYSLRNQPHPFPQNPLGIGFNRPHAFNFGPHDNSGFGNPAYNSPLSQNVNMSNQHFRQNPAENFNQIPPQNASQVSNPDLASNFVPGNNPNFTSQLESNHSFIPPPNTFGQTKAPPQKQDFSQGAAKSSNQNSAAHPPHLNMDETVNQGNIDLKNVSRNNTVNQESNRSNSTDNANSSHANGTQNKPRQSRVTADGCNSEKSNKATLLPSRHGHSSSDPVYPCGICTNEVNDDQDAILCEASCQKWFHRICTGMTETAYGLLTAEASAVWGCDTCMAEKDVQLMRTRETFGPPAVGSDG